In Penicillium psychrofluorescens genome assembly, chromosome: 5, a single window of DNA contains:
- a CDS encoding uncharacterized protein (ID:PFLUO_008112-T1.cds;~source:funannotate), which translates to MADDDRDHRAKRSRFDKTESEPRRSRFDRRSRSPSTRHSESTRTRSPDPRSPGEAQSGALDPAAAAAAAAAKINAQLQAKKGIQHVDVPPIRSSATPVSQSGTPSNVDASGKLNDEIYVADGDYIKDIEINDLRNRYTLTKGSTQKMIKDETGADVTTRGNYYPDKNMATAASPPLYLHVTSTNKDGLEKAVVLINDLMQKELPNLVDERRFRRREPEQVERDEYGRRKWPEERIPIDLEPIPGFNLRAQVVGQGGAYVKHIQQKTRCKVQIKGRGSGFIETSTGQESDDAMFLHVAGPDPNDVQSAKELCEDLLTNVREQYQRFKENPPQHSYGGGGYGQRGDRYHGGGGGGGGYGGGYNNRQQHSPTDSQAAGGAAGSPTDYSAAYAQYYGADPYAAYGGYQNYVAYYQYYQQAAAAQQQQSQSPAPPPPPGNEAPPPPPPGAGSPPPPPPGGSAGYGAV; encoded by the exons ATGGCTGACGACGATCGTGATCACCGAGCCAAGCGCTCTCGTTTCGACAAGACCGAATCCGAACCCCGACGGTCGCGATTTGATCGCCGGTCCCGTTCTCCATCCACAAGACACTCCGAATCGACTCGAACTCGCAGTCCCGATCCACGAAGCCCCGGCGAAGCCCAGTCTGGTGCTTTGGAcccggctgctgctgcag ctgctgccgctgccaAAATCAATGCCCAGTTGCAAGCGAAAAAAGGCATTCAGCATGTCGATGTTCCTCCAATCCGCTCG AGTGCAACCCCCGTGTCGCAATCCGGGACCCCCTCCAATGTCGATGCATCGGGCAAATTGAACGACGAAATCTATGTCGCTGATGGAGACTATATCAAAGATATAGAGATCAATGATCTGCGCAACCGTTATACGTTGACCAAAGGGTCAACTCAGAAGATG ATTAAAGATGAAACTGGCGCCG ATGTCACCACCCGAGGCAACTATTACCCGGACAAAAACATGGCAACTGCTGCG AGCCCACCTCTGTATCTGCATGTGACAAGCACCAACAAGGACGGACTTGAGAAGGCCGTGGTCTTGATCAATGACCTCATGCAGAAAGAGCTCCCTAACCTAGTCGATGAACGGCGCTTCCGTCGCCGCGAGCCGGAACAAGTGGAGCGAGATGAGTATGGCCGT CGCAAATGGCCTGAGGAGCGTATCCCAATTGATCTGGAGCCCATTCCTGGGTTTAACCTGCGTGCTCAAGTTGTCGGACAGGGCGGTGCCTACGTAAAGCATATCCAGCAGAAGACCCGCTGCAAGGTTCAGATCAAAGGCCGCGGCTCTGGCTTCATTGAGACCAGCACCGGACAGGAAAGCGACGACGCCATGTTTTTGCACGTAGC CGGACCGGATCCCAACGACGTCCAATCAGCTAAAGAGCTTTGCGAAGACCTCCTCACCAACGTCCGGGAGCAGTATCAACGATTCAAGGAGAACCCACCTCAGCACAGTtatggcggcggcgggtatggccagcgcggcgaccGCTACcacggtggtgggggtggaggaggtggctATGGCGGCGGCTACAATAATCGCCAGCAACACTCACCCACAGATAGCCAAGCTGCAGGCGGTGCCGCCGGCAGTCCAACAGACTACAGTGCAGCCTACGCTCAGTATTACGGGGCCGATCCCTATGCCGCGTACGGTGGATACCAAAACTACGTCGCCTACTACCAGTACTACCAGCaagctgctgccgctcaGCAACAGCAGTCGCAGAGCCCTGCTCCGCCTCCCCCGCCTGGCAATGAGGcgcctccccctccacctccgggAGCTGGATCTCCGCCGCCCCCTCCCCCGGGCGGCAGTGCTGGCTACGGCGCAGTATGA
- a CDS encoding uncharacterized protein (ID:PFLUO_008113-T1.cds;~source:funannotate), which yields MAFRRPLTLSAASASLLSSTTASAQSRAAAALPRFAFTRASSSSSGSTAALAYKALHRRSPLPLPVNDASPQWDAPTAVSSILYETPVAPTNPPKRHILNCLVQNEPGVLSRVSGILAARGFNIDSLVVCNTEVQDLSRMTIVLKGQEGVVEQARRQLDDLVPVWAVLDYTDSALVQRELLLAKVSILGPEFFEELLQHHREITAPSDDGQSRYQSGDSKNPEFHPRHLPSSQALRHKHEHLDAITRLTHQFGGKILDISTNNCIVEVSAKPSRIDSFLKLIGPFGILESTRTGLMALPRSPLSEPTEEIEKNAADVVDASTLPPG from the exons ATGGCTTTCAGACGCCCATTGACGCTGTCCGCAGCGTCGGCGTCCCTGCTGTCCTCCACTACAGCATCCGCTCAGtctcgagctgctgctgcgcttCCTCGGTTCGCTTTCACCCGCGCTTCgtcgtccagctccggctcgACCGCAGCTCTGGCCTACAAGGCATTGCACCGCCGGTCCCCCCTGCCCCTCCCTGTCAACGATGCCTCTCCCCAGTGGGATGCCCCGACGGCCGTCTCATCGATTCTCTACGAGACCCCCGTGGCGcccaccaacccacccaAGCGCCACATCCTGAACTGCCTCGTCCAGAACGAGCCCGGTGTGCTGTCCCGCGTGTCCGGCATCCTCGCCGCCCGCGGCTTCAACATTGATAGTCTGGTGGTCTGCAACACCGAGGTCCAGGATCTGTCGCGCATGACCATCGTGCTCAAGGGCCAGGAGGGTGTCGTCGAGCAGGCCCGTCGCCAACTCGACGACCTCGTCCCCGTCTGGGCTGTCCTCGACTACACCGACTCGGCCCTGGTGCAGCGTGAGCTCCTGCTGGCTAAGGTGTCCATCCTGGGCCCGGAGTTCTTTGAGGAATtgctccagcaccaccgcGAGATCACCGCCCCGTCAGATGACGGCCAGTCCAGGTACCAGTCGGGTGATTCGAAGAACCCCGAATTCCACCCACGACACCTGCCGTCTAGCCAAGCTCTCCGTCACAAGCACGAGCATTTGGATGCCATCACTCGCCTGACGCACCAATTCGGTGGCAAGATCCTGGATATCAGCACCAACAACTGTATCGTGGAGGT CTCCGCTAAGCCTTCCCGTATCGACTCCTTCCTCAAGCTCATCGGTCCCTTCGGTATCCTCGAATCCACCCGCACCGGTCTGATGGCTCTGCCCCGATCTCCGCTCTCCGAGCCTaccgaggagattgagaagaaCGCCGCCGATGTTGTTGACGCCAGCACCCTCCCTCCGGGTTAA
- a CDS encoding uncharacterized protein (ID:PFLUO_008114-T1.cds;~source:funannotate), with protein MADEANRPLLNGDSRTSSPDRSTSRGRPAPSFELSSESTPLLHRREDDLATYGTEQRRSRSSSAASRAGSVESGTTKKTTRVPWPTFIALGVLILAILGILVFAFAAPAVVNEYAQEAAVFKPTVLSIDSTTPKGVRARVQGEFVMNSTRVQTKSVRDVGRFVTWIATEVETGHSDVEVYLPEHGNVPIGNASVPPIKVNIRPGHINHVDFLTDLTAGDIRGIHSIAMDWIEGRLGRLRIKGKTTMHLKTGLISLGSQMLENEILFEESDFPALPTIDVTKLNVHDVDNGGAMAVDVSVAAFVDSPLALTVPALGFEILVPNCSPGDPNILVATAQTNEIQIHPDQPIHADVAGLIQNLPEELTSSCPGERGSPLDLLVSNFIQGQETTIYVRGADSPSSDTPAWLVDLLRSVTVPVPLTGHALDNLVKNFSMTDTHFSLPDPFAEPGTPESYPTVSALVKVLIALPEQMNFQVDVPQVRALADVFYKGKELGALDIDQWQDANSTLVKDQDNSTALLVEFPMKDAPLQVSDDGLLAEVVQEMLFGSKSVVLRVAANVDAKVSTVLGQFAIRGIPAEGKVRVNTPFDGALSHLNPRVVSLQLENTTETSMFVSTRLNFTNPTKHAVTIPFADLLVLYNGTAIAHIVAREMSVVPENNTNVQIDFSWSPHDISGLHLWTSTAEFTLSSPLKETSIFITSVDATAFYEGDEPVGRINYKQTFEVPPGLSHTPRMPVDLALGSVGYEALRKALGQELEMDAVAKIGVRIGNYRDEVVYRGKGIAAKVRV; from the exons ATGGCTGACGAGGCGAATCGTCCTCTGTTGAACGGGGACTCCAGAACCTCGTCGCCCGATCGATCCACGTCGCGCGGTCGGCCTGCACCTTCCTTCGAACTATCATCAGAGTCGACCCCTCTCCTGCATCGGCGCGAAGATGACTTGGCGACCTACGGAACCGAACAGCGACGATCACGATCCTCGTCAGCTGCATCCCGAGCCGGCTCGGTCGAGAGTGGCACCACCAAGAAGACCACCCGAGTACCCTGGCCGACATTCATAGCGCTTGGTGTTCTTATATTGGCAATTTTGGGGATTCTGGTCTTTGCCTTTGCGGCACCGGCCGTGGTGAATGAGTATGCACAGGAGGCGGCGGTGTTTAAACCCACCGTGCTATCCATTGATTCAACAACCCCGAAAGGCGTTCGCGCTCGTGTCCAAGGAGAATTTGTGATGAACTCGACCCGTGTGCAAACCAAGTCAGTTCGGGATGTCGGTCGATTCGTCACGTGGATTGCCACAGAAGTGGAAACGGGTCATTCGGACGTCGAGGTGTATCTCCCAGAGCACGGGAATGTTCCCATTGGAAACGCCTCGGTGCCGCCCATCAAAGTGAACATACGTCCTGGCCATATAAACCATGTCGATTTTTTGACTGATTTGACCGCGGGTGATATACGGGGCATTCATTCAATTGCCATGGATTGGATAGAGGGTAGGCTTGGCCGGCTCAGGATCAAGGGTAAGACAACGATGCATCTGAAGACGGGCTTGATCAGTTTGGGATCACAAATGCTTGAAAATGAAATATTATTTGAAG AGAGCGACTTTCCAGCTCTGCCGACCATCGACGTGACGAAGCTTAATGTGCACGACGTAGACAATGGAGGAGCCATGGCAGTGGATGTTTCCGTTGCAGCCTTTGTCGATTCGCCTCTTGCGCTCACGGTGCCCGCGCTCGGGTTTGAAATTCTGGTGCCAAATTGCTCGCCAGGTGACCCGAACATCTTGGTCGCCACGGCGCAAACAAATGAGATCCAGATTCACCCCGACCAACCAATACACGCCGATGTTGCCGGCCTCATCCAGAACCTTCCAGAGGAGTTGACCAGCAGCTGCCCGGGAGAGAGAGGCTCGCCCTTGGACCTTTTGGTGTCCAATTTCATTCAAGGCCAGGAGACGACCATCTACGTCCGCGGGGCGGACTCACCGTCATCCGACACCCCGGCGTGGCTTGTGGATCTTTTGCGCAGTGTCACCGTGCCGGTGCCGCTCACGGGGCATGCTCTGGACAATTTGGTGAAGAATTTCAGCATGACCGACACGCATTTCTCTCTCCCAGATCCGTTCGCAGAGCCAGGAACACCAGAGTCGTATCCCACCGTGTCTGCCTTGGTCAAAGTTCTTATTGCCCTGCCAGAGCAGATGAACTTTCAAGTTGATGTTCCGCAAGTCCGCGCCCTGGCAGACGTCTTTTATAAGGGCAAAGAGCTTGGTGCCTTGGACATCGACCAGTGGCAGGATGCCAATTCGACTCTCGTGAAGGACCAGGATAACTCCACAGCGCTGCTTGTGGAGTTTCCCATGAAAGACGCCCCGTTGCAGGTCTCGGACGACGGACTGCTGGCAGAAGTCGTCCAGGAAATGCTGTTCGGTAGCAAATCAGTGGTGCTACGAGTTGCCGCCAACGTAGATGCAAAGGTCTCGACCGTATTGGGCCAGTTTGCGATTCGTGGGATTCCTGCGGAGGGCAAAGTCCGCGTGAACA CTCCGTTTGATGGCGCGCTCAGTCACTTGAACCCACGAGTCGTGTCCTTGCAGCTAGAGAATACAACCGAAACGTCGATGTTTGTGTCTACTCGGTTGAACTTTACAAATCCTACCAAACACGCGGTAACGATCCCCTTTGCGGATCTTCTCGTGCTCTACAATGGCACCGCCATTGCTCATATCGTTGCCCGAGAAATGTCCGTTGTTCCTGAGAATAACACGAATGTCCAAATCGACTTCTCATGGAGCCCGCACGATATCAGTGGG CTGCACCTCTGGACCTCAACCGCCGAATTCAccctctcctcgcccttgaAAGAAACAagcatcttcatcacctccgTAGACGCAACAGCCTTCTACGAGGGTGATGAGCCCGTCGGGCGAATCAACTACAAACAGACCTTCGAGGTACCGCCTGGCCTTTCGCACACCCCGCGCATGCCCGTTGATCTGGCACTCGGGAGTGTCGGGTATGAGGCTCTGCGGAAGGCTCTCGGtcaggagctggagatggatgctGTGGCTAAGATTGGGGTGAGGATTGGGAATTATCGGGATGAGGTGGTTTATCGTGGGAAAGGAATTGCGGCTAAGGTCAGAGTTTAA
- a CDS encoding uncharacterized protein (ID:PFLUO_008115-T1.cds;~source:funannotate): MASGLKAAARAGTQSVTQLAGSTSSLRSIQANGLRRFAHQTQTTPPTSPFAPRHLLSIADLTPAEFATLVRNAASHKRAIKSGAIPQSLLGSLSGKTVAMMFNKRSTRTRVSTEAATVQMGGHPMFLGKEDIQLGVNESLYDTSVVISSMVSCIVARVSQHSDVADLAKHSSVPVINALCDSFHPLQIIADFLTIYEAFPPKSHHLSSLGLEGLKIAWVGDANNVLFDLAIGATKMGVDMTVATPAGYEIPAAMLEIIQNSGEGVARPGKLTQTNVPEEAVKDADILVTDTWVSMGQETEKIKRMQAFEGFQITPDLAKRGGAKEGWKFMHCLPRHPEEVSDEVFYSPRSLVFPEAENRLWAAIAALEGFVVNKGKIVE; encoded by the coding sequence ATGGCCAGTGGTCTCAAGGCTGCCGCCCGTGCGGGCACTCAAAGTGTAACTCAATTGGCCGGCTCCACCTCTTCTCTGCGATCAATCCAGGCTAATGGTCTTCGCCGATTTGCCCACCAGACACAgaccacaccacccacctCACCCTTTGCACCCCGGCACTTACTCTCAATCGCGGATCTGACGCCCGCGGAATTCGCCACCTTGGTCCGCAATGCCGCATCGCACAAGCGCGCCATTAAATCCGGCGCCATCCCGCAAAGCCTGCTGGGCTCGCTCTCCGGCAAGACCGTGGCCATGATGTTCAACAAACGAAGTACCCGCACGCGCGTGTCCACCGAGGCCGCAACTGTGCAGATGGGCGGTCACCCCATGTTCCTAGGCAAGGAGGACATCCAGCTCGGGGTCAACGAGTCCCTGTACGATACCTCCGTGGTGATCTCGTCAATGGTCTCGTGCATCGTTGCACGAGTTTCGCAGCACTCGGATGTTGCGGACTTGGCGAAGCACTCATCGGTGCCTGTGATCAATGCGCTGTGCGACTCTTTCCATCCGCTGCAGATCATTGCCGACTTTTTGACTATTTACGAGGCCTTCCCGCCCAAGTCGCATCACCTGTCGAGCCTGGGGCTTGAGGGTCTGAAGATTGCGTGGGTTGGCGACGCAAATAATGTTCTCTTCGACCTGGCCATTGGCGCTACAAAGATGGGCGTGGATATGACGGTGGCTACGCCTGCCGGATATGAGATCCCGGCTGCTATGTTGGAGATTATCCAAAATTCCGGCGAGGGCGTGGCTAGGCCCGGCAAGCTCACGCAAACCAATGTCCCCGAGGAGGCAGTCAAGGACGCTGATATCCTGGTGACGGATACCTGGGTGTCCATGGGCCaggagacggagaagatcaagcgcATGCAGGCCTTTGAGGGCTTCCAGATCACGCCGGATTTGGCCAAACGCGGCGGTGCCAAAGAGGGCTGGAAGTTTATGCATTgccttcctcgacatccgGAGGAAGTCAGTGACGAGGTTTTCTACAGCCCGCGCTCGCTGGTCTTCCCCGAGGCGGAAAACCGGTTGTGGGCAGCCAtcgcggcgctggagggaTTTGTTGTGAATAAGGGCAAAATTGTCGAGTAG
- a CDS encoding uncharacterized protein (ID:PFLUO_008116-T1.cds;~source:funannotate) has protein sequence MLGTKPAVVLSSDVAIKELLDKKGSMYSDRPEMFISQEVASGGQRLVIMRYNETWRLIRKLVHNILNIKVAAKYIPYQDLENKVLLEGLLDAPDALFQHFRRFSFSVSTQLIFGFRCPDFNDATLARFFYVGRYFHLLTAQ, from the exons ATGCTTGGTACAAAACCAGCGGTAGTACTCTCTTCAGATGTGGCAATCAAGGAACTGCTGGACAAGAAGGGATCGATGTATTCTGATCGTCCTGAGATGTTCATCAGCCAGGAAGTGGCAAGTGGAGGACAGCGATTGGTGATTATG CGATACAATGAAACGTGGCGACTGATCCGAAAGCTGGTCCACAATATCCTCAATATCAAGGTCGCTGCAAAATACATACCATATCAAGATCTGGAAAATAAGGTCCTTCTCGAAGGCCTTCTCGACGCGCCTGATGCTTTGTTCCAGCATTTTCGACGATTTAGCTTCTCCGTGTCTACCCAATTAATCTTCGGTTTTCGATGCCCGGACTTTAATGACGCTACGCTGGCAAGATTCTTCTACGTTGGTCGATACTTTCATCTCCTTACGGCCCAGTAA
- a CDS encoding uncharacterized protein (ID:PFLUO_008117-T1.cds;~source:funannotate) yields the protein MVAKTERHRVQESEGLSDETVGYIAGNLLEGGSDTTSSTLYGFVLAMMVFPDVQRKAQEELERIVGPNRLPEVDDYPNLPYIRCCVKESLRWMPTVVMGVPHASTKDDTYQGWSFPKGTTFINNVWGIHMDPDRSPGPRRFNPDRYIGDDTTLYQSANGEPTKRDNFNFGAGRRICQGVHIAERSLFLGMSRILWGFNVNFKLDSTGKPIIPDINDLIGGITVHPRPYKAEITPKSPERVQIMRDAIADAKTQLHEDTLQWKKVPDDMVFGNWKADSK from the exons ATGGTTGCAAAGACGGAACGACACCG CGTACAAGAAAGCGAAGGCCTGTCTGATGAGACCGTTGGCTACATTGCGGGTAACTTATTAGAAGGTGGATCGGACACCACGTCCTCAACCTTGTATGGATTTGTCctggcgatgatggtatTCCCAGACGTGCAAAGGAAGGCccaggaggagctggagcgaATAGTCGGTCCGAACCGTCTCCCAGAGGTCGATGATTATCCAAACCTTCCTTATATCCGTTGTTGCGTCAAGGAGAGTCTGCGATGGATGCCGACTGTCGTCATGGGTGTCCCTCATGCCTCAACGAAGGATGACACTTACCAAGGATGGTCCTTTCCTAAGGGCACAACTTTTATAAACAATGTCTG GGGAATTCATATGGATCCTGACAGATCTCCCGGACCGAGGAGGTTCAACCCTGATCGTTATATTGGTGACGACACAACTCTTTACCAGTCAGCCAACGGGGAGCCGACGAAGCGTGATAATTTCAACTTCGGCGCTGGACGTCGTATTTGTCAAGGGGTTCATATTGCGGAGCGGTCGCTCTTTCTGGGTATGTCTAGAATTCTATGGGGATTCAACGTGAATTTCAAGCTTGACAGCACGGGAAAACCGATCATTCCCGATATCAATGATCTTATCGGTGGTATCACTGTTCATCCCCGTCCTTACAAAGCAGAGATTACGCCCAAAAGCCCTGAAAGGGTTCAAATAATGCGAGACGCCATCGCAGATGCCAAGACACAGCTTCATGAAGATACTCTTCAATGGAAAAAGGTCCCCGACGATATGGTATTCGGCAATTGGAAGGCAGATTCTAAATAG
- a CDS encoding uncharacterized protein (ID:PFLUO_008118-T1.cds;~source:funannotate): MAATSKMSDSTPTRRPFHGSCHCGSVKYIIFLTLPHNPPSVDMAPPTDPSRSHQEFYRCNCTPCHKAGHFHIRTACSPEDFMLLSPLDPMAELGDYTCNNGLIHWLFCKKCGGRCFIFAGKGETAEVDLDEMDVRDRDGGKMGKRTIWRPKAEGWSEQTESGCYLSVNGYTVDSGQEGFELGEFTANKWVGYVDCLELNGPEREMQYDQPYEGGAF; this comes from the coding sequence ATGGCCGCCACCAGCAAGATGAGCGACTCGACTCCAACACGCCGCCCCTTCCACGGCTCCTGCCATTGCGGCTCCGTCAAATACATCATCTTTCTCACACTCCCCCACAACCCCCCCTCCGTCGACATGGCCCCTCCTACTGACCCATCCCGCTCACACCAGGAGTTCTACCGCTGCAACTGCACGCCCTGCCACAAAGCCGGCCACTTCCACATCCGCACGGCTTGCTCCCCTGAGGATTTCATGCTCCTCTCCCCGCTGGATCCCATGGCCGAGCTTGGGGACTACACCTGCAACAACGGACTCATCCACTGGCTCTTCTGTAAGAAGTGCGGCGGGAGGTGCTTCATCTTCGCGGGCAAGGGGGAGACGGCGGAGGTGGAcctggacgagatggacGTCAGGGACAGGGATGGGGGCAAGATGGGCAAGAGGACCATCTGGCGGCCCAAGGCTGAGGGTTGGAGCGAGCAGACAGAATCTGGGTGCTATCTCAGTGTGAATGGGTATACTGTCGATTCGGGGCAGGAGGGGTTTGAACTGGGTGAATTCACGGCGAACAAATGGGTTGGGTACGTGGACTGCCTTGAGCTCAATGGTCCGGAGCGGGAAATGCAGTATGATCAGCCTTACGAGGGCGGCGCGTTCTGA
- a CDS encoding uncharacterized protein (ID:PFLUO_008119-T1.cds;~source:funannotate), whose product MYNIPFKVPGSRADRELLHFYCCEAANALSQFSDTTLWTHLILQRSQDLSVIRNSIVALTSLYRDYMLVGSPRFKVSVKHIQLITKSHSQLRAHLASNPSAEVALICSLIFYTFECLIGNVQQALWHLDQGLILLRRVQADYPYLVGGQETFAQLMAIFSQLDIHASIFLLERTPILRLALPEQVSGVMPTVPGRISGLSSLENSLTVLQNRTLCHLMEFVEYKNLPQAQVPSTVLQERLHLEAQLQKLEENLEEMTTNEQLPSLTSAQRQRLILLRSQTLIFHAVLLENSVCALDGADISLEATCRFDIALTQISTLLSPSSESASRSDFEKKTPPNRVFTLSTNIIAMLYFICLKTNDRRILRTALSLMQGPLFTSRDGLWDARTAVTIVKAMLSEDDMKSDEPEMDFKLEDVGSGIVDTDGGLEEAFKMLTLERNQIK is encoded by the coding sequence ATGTACAATATTCCATTCAAAGTACCCGGCAGTCGCGCAGACCGTGAACTACTTCATTTCTATTGTTGTGAAGCAGCCAACGCCTTATCTCAATTCTCGGACACTACGCTATGGACGCACCTCATTCTGCAGAGAAGTCAAGACCTGTCCGTTATCCGCAATTCCATTGTTGCGCTCACCTCCCTGTATCGCGATTATATGCTTGTTGGATCACCGCGGTTTAAAGTCTCCGTCAAACATATCCAGCTTATTACCAAATCGCACTCCCAGCTTCGTGCACATCTTGCCTCGAATCCTTCAGCTGAGGTTGCGCTCATCTGCAGCCTCATATTCTATACCTTCGAGTGTCTCATCGGCAATGTCCAACAAGCATTATGGCATCTGGATCAAGGTCTGATTCTCCTGCGAAGAGTTCAGGCGGATTATCCGTATCTCGTGGGTGGCCAGGAGACATTTGCGCAGTTGATGGCGATCTTTTCTCAGCTTGATATACATGCAAGTATTTTTTTACTTGAGCGAACACCTATTCTCAGGCTTGCGTTGCCAGAACAAGTCTCGGGGGTGATGCCCACGGTTCCAGGGCGGATTTCTGGTCTATCTTCTCTCGAGAACTCGCTTACCGTGCTCCAGAATCGGACACTATGTCACCTAATGGAATTTGTGGAATACAAGAACCTACCTCAGGCTCAAGTACCATCCACTGTTCTTCAGGAAAGATTGCACCTAGAAGCTCAGCTTCAGAAGTTGGAAGAAAACTTGGAGGAAATGACCACGAATGAACAATTGCCGTCTTTAACTTCCGCTCAACGCCAACGACTCATTCTCCTACGAAGCCAGACACTTATCTTCCATGCGGTTCTCTTGGAAAATAGCGTCTGCGCTCTTGATGGCGCCGACATCTCTCTAGAAGCGACTTGCAGATTTGATATCGCTCTCACCCAAATTTCAACACTGCTATCTCCGTCATCTGAATCGGCATCTAGGTCTGATTTTGAAAAGAAGACTCCTCCTAATCGAGTCTTCACCCTTTCGACAAACATTATCGCGATGTTATACTTTATCTGCCTAAAAACAAATGATCGGCGCATCTTGCGCACCGCGCTCTCCTTAATGCAGGGGCCTCTATTTACATCTCGCGATGGACTTTGGGATGCACGTACTGCCGTGACTATTGTCAAAGCAATGTTATCCGAAGATGATATGAAAAGTGATGAGCCTGAAATGGATTTTAAGCTAGAAGATGTGGGCTCTGGAATTGTCGATACAGACGGTGGGTTGGAGGAAGCATTCAAAATGTTAACCCTTGAACGGAATCAGATCAAATAA
- a CDS encoding uncharacterized protein (ID:PFLUO_008120-T1.cds;~source:funannotate) — MLLVDTGSSDTYVMQTGYNCVNSTNNLVIPESGCLYANKTYHKSKTYRRVPEEMFGVKYGAGLASGLMAYEQVSVGDVSVNEQKIGISNDSNPMGDGVNSGLLGLGYPALTSAHPANHTSNSTYWRDRLVYNPLLFTMHEQGLIDPYFSLALAHTPQNQSTSFGGYLTLGGLPPVNHSSHFSTVQVEITENIPLWYTSGKNVRSYWSTTVNNITYGSSSNNLTTNTTSFQAFIDSGNYISYLPPAVIDPINALFSPPATYDSDLGLYVVDCSAKAPKFGLSLGDQTFYHDGSDLIYQTSEGVCVSSLASSSEVSLGDITLNIIGVPFLKNVVAVFDFGKNEMRFAKKLGSQQSAPGNTTSTPLVSGAPMPCDSRYSAVIGLFLAFTASLML, encoded by the coding sequence ATGCTCCTCGTGGACACCGGCAGCAGTGACACCTATGTGATGCAAACCGGGTACAATTGCGTGAACAGCACCAACAACCTTGTCATACCAGAAAGTGGTTGCCTCTACGCAAACAAGACCTACCACAAGTCCAAAACATATCGCCGTGTCCCCGAAGAGATGTTCGGCGTGAAGTATGGCGCAGGACTTGCGAGCGGCCTCATGGCCTACGAACAAGTGTCCGTGGGTGATGTAAGCGTCAATGAGCAGAAGATCGGTATTTCAAATGACTCCAATCCTATGGGTGATGGCGTAAATAGCGGGTTACTTGGTCTGGGATACCCAGCTCTCACCTCCGCACACCCAGCGAATCACACATCCAACAGCACATATTGGCGCGATCGTCTGGTGTACAATCCTTTGCTGTTTACAATGCACGAGCAGGGACTGATCGATCCATACTTCAGTCTCGCGCTTGCACATACACCGCAGAATCAATCTACCTCTTTTGGAGGGTACCTGACGCTCGGCGGTCTTCCACCCGTCAACCACAGTTCACATTTCTCCACAGTGCAAGTCGAGATCACGGAGAACATTCCGCTGTGGTATACATCGGGGAAAAATGTTCGATCCTATTGGTCAACCACTGTTAACAATATCACTTACGGCTCATCGTCGAACAACCTGACTACAAACACAACTTCGTTTCAAGCATTCATCGACTCAGGGAACTACATCTCGTATCTTCCACCTGCCGTCATTGATCCGATCAATGCTCTCTTTTCGCCTCCGGCAACTTATGATTCTGATCTCGGGTTGTATGTTGTTGATTGCTCGGCCAAAGCACCGAAATTCGGCCTGTCGCTTGGTGACCAGACATTCTACCACGATGGTTCTGATCTTATCTATCAGACCTCCGAGGGGGTTTGCGTGTCTAGTCTGGCTTCGTCTTCGGAGGTCTCTCTGGGTGATATCACGTTGAACATTATTGGCGTTCCATTTTTGAAAAACGTCGTGGCTGTGTTTGACTTTGGGAAGAATGAGATGCGTTTCGCTAAGAAGCTGGGCTCTCAGCAGAGTGCCCCGGGGAATACTACCTCGACGCCGCTGGTTTCTGGTGCCCCGATGCCATGCGATAGCCGGTATAGCGCTGTGATCGGTTTATTTCTGGCCTTCACTGCTTCACTGATGTTGTAA